Proteins encoded in a region of the Atopobium sp. oral taxon 416 genome:
- the leuS gene encoding leucine--tRNA ligase, whose protein sequence is MADTSHDTPEENIPVYDARKIEEKWQKIWDNEQLYKTDTDPNKPKKYVLEMFPYPSGDLHMGHARNYSIGDAMARQARMRGYDVLHPMGFDAFGLPAENAAIKHHTQAAKWTYENIHNAVTTMHRMGFSYDYNRMFNTCDPEYYKWGQWMFIEMWKRGLAYRKTSPVNWCPHCKTVLANEQVVDGRCWRCGSIPEKHNLSQWYLKITDYAQELLDDLDKLKGWPENVKAQQRNWIGRSEGAEIDFTLIDKDGKTPTDRKITVYTTRADTLFGVSFMVLPPESDFALELVKGTLYEEDYQKLRKATEQVSSVDRQGTNREKHGVFTGRYTQNPVTGTNVPIWVADYVLLDYGTGAVMGVPCGDQRDFDFARKYHLPIPPIILQKNDKLYDQLKDQKEMKVTDVDWDQAMAAEGYLVQSGEFTGMKGGKRSEAVKAVTKWLEDHHCGRAKVQYRLRDWLISRQRYWGNPIPMIHCDHCGDVPVPEDQLPVKLPENLNLGAGDTLAECKEFYETTCPKCGHPAKRITDTMDTFTDSSWYFLRYCDPHNDKEPFDKKKVQRWMPVDNYIGGIEHAILHLLYSRFWTKVLRDMGLVDFDEPFTNLLCQGMVKDSNGETMSKSKGNVVPPSSVVDPYGADTMRLAILFIAPPEKDFSWDEDAVAGCNRFLKRAWRIVWLLCDQRDTANPGTVNPDTLDKQEKVLNQELNRLGIKCTNEFDHTQFNTAISSIMELVNAASRYVNATKAAERNNALCLTVARTIVLMMAPIAPHWSEELWHEALQQTGSVYNEPWPTLDEKQAQSDTIEIAVQVMGKLRGHAQVAKDASKGVVEETAKKAVAHYIEGKTIHKVIVVPGRLVNIVAN, encoded by the coding sequence ATGGCCGATACCTCTCACGATACACCCGAGGAAAACATTCCTGTCTACGATGCCCGCAAGATCGAAGAAAAGTGGCAGAAGATCTGGGACAACGAACAGCTCTACAAGACGGACACCGATCCGAACAAACCGAAGAAGTATGTCCTCGAGATGTTCCCATATCCCTCCGGCGACCTGCACATGGGCCATGCCCGCAACTATTCGATCGGCGATGCAATGGCACGCCAGGCCCGTATGCGCGGCTACGATGTCCTGCATCCGATGGGCTTTGATGCCTTCGGCCTGCCAGCGGAGAACGCCGCAATCAAGCACCACACCCAGGCGGCCAAGTGGACCTATGAGAACATCCACAATGCGGTAACAACGATGCATCGCATGGGCTTCAGTTATGACTACAACCGCATGTTCAACACCTGCGACCCTGAGTACTACAAGTGGGGTCAGTGGATGTTCATCGAGATGTGGAAGCGCGGGCTTGCCTACCGTAAGACCTCCCCGGTGAACTGGTGCCCCCACTGCAAGACCGTCCTTGCAAACGAGCAGGTCGTCGACGGCCGGTGCTGGCGCTGCGGCTCCATCCCCGAGAAGCACAATCTGAGCCAGTGGTACCTGAAGATCACTGACTATGCACAGGAGCTCTTGGACGATCTGGACAAGCTCAAAGGTTGGCCTGAGAACGTCAAAGCACAGCAGAGAAACTGGATCGGCCGCTCTGAAGGTGCAGAGATCGATTTCACCCTGATTGACAAAGATGGGAAGACCCCAACTGACCGTAAGATTACGGTTTACACAACCCGTGCGGATACCCTGTTCGGTGTCAGCTTCATGGTACTGCCGCCGGAGAGTGACTTTGCGCTCGAGCTTGTCAAAGGGACCCTGTACGAGGAGGACTATCAGAAGTTGAGAAAGGCGACTGAGCAGGTTTCCTCTGTCGACCGTCAGGGCACCAACCGTGAGAAGCACGGCGTCTTTACCGGCCGCTACACGCAGAACCCGGTCACCGGCACCAATGTCCCCATCTGGGTGGCGGACTACGTCCTGCTCGACTACGGCACCGGCGCGGTTATGGGCGTACCCTGCGGCGACCAGCGTGACTTCGACTTTGCCCGCAAGTACCATCTGCCGATTCCTCCGATCATCCTGCAGAAGAACGATAAGCTCTACGACCAGCTGAAGGATCAGAAGGAGATGAAGGTCACTGACGTCGATTGGGATCAGGCAATGGCGGCAGAGGGCTATCTCGTGCAATCCGGTGAGTTCACCGGCATGAAGGGCGGCAAGCGCTCTGAGGCGGTCAAGGCCGTCACCAAGTGGCTCGAAGATCACCACTGCGGACGCGCAAAGGTCCAATACCGCCTGCGTGACTGGCTGATCAGTCGTCAGCGCTACTGGGGCAACCCGATCCCGATGATCCACTGCGACCACTGCGGTGATGTGCCGGTCCCGGAGGATCAGCTTCCGGTGAAGCTCCCGGAGAACCTGAACCTGGGTGCAGGCGATACCCTGGCTGAGTGCAAGGAATTCTACGAGACGACCTGTCCCAAGTGTGGGCATCCCGCGAAGCGCATCACCGATACGATGGATACCTTCACGGATTCCAGCTGGTATTTCCTGCGCTACTGCGATCCACACAACGACAAGGAGCCATTCGACAAGAAGAAAGTCCAGCGCTGGATGCCGGTCGATAACTATATCGGTGGCATTGAACACGCGATTCTGCACCTGCTCTACTCACGTTTCTGGACCAAGGTTCTGCGCGATATGGGTCTTGTCGATTTCGATGAGCCGTTCACGAATCTGCTGTGCCAAGGCATGGTTAAGGACTCCAATGGCGAGACGATGTCCAAGTCTAAGGGCAATGTCGTACCGCCTTCGAGCGTGGTCGATCCGTACGGTGCTGACACGATGCGCCTCGCAATCCTCTTTATCGCCCCACCTGAGAAGGACTTCAGCTGGGATGAGGATGCCGTGGCAGGCTGCAACCGCTTCCTCAAGCGTGCCTGGAGAATCGTGTGGCTGCTGTGTGACCAGCGCGATACCGCAAACCCAGGTACTGTAAATCCGGATACCTTGGACAAACAGGAGAAGGTCCTCAACCAGGAGCTCAACCGCCTCGGCATCAAGTGCACCAACGAGTTTGACCACACGCAGTTCAACACCGCTATCTCCTCTATCATGGAGCTGGTCAACGCGGCTTCGAGGTACGTGAACGCTACCAAGGCAGCAGAGCGTAACAATGCGCTGTGCCTGACAGTTGCCCGCACGATAGTGCTGATGATGGCACCGATTGCGCCGCACTGGTCAGAGGAGCTTTGGCATGAGGCACTGCAGCAGACCGGTTCTGTGTACAACGAGCCCTGGCCAACCCTCGACGAGAAGCAGGCACAGAGCGACACGATCGAGATCGCGGTTCAGGTTATGGGTAAGCTTCGCGGCCATGCTCAGGTCGCCAAGGATGCTTCCAAAGGTGTGGTTGAGGAGACTGCCAAGAAGGCAGTTGCCCACTATATCGAGGGAAAGACGATCCACAAGGTCATCGTCGTTCCGGGGCGTCTGGTCAACATCGTGGCTAACTAA
- the rimP gene encoding ribosome maturation factor RimP translates to MLTSPQEQRIIDALEPEAHAHGIDIVDVSIVGSKGAPIVDIRIDHADEATPTITLDEISAQSDWINTVIDALDPFPSSYTLEISSPGMERPLRTPHDFERFAGEQVAIQTTNTEGRRRWSGTLKGFVDEHVVIVSDEGEKSFTLEELKSCTIKPDFDAHKGKKDSNTKKNKKK, encoded by the coding sequence ATGCTGACCAGTCCTCAGGAGCAAAGGATCATCGATGCTCTCGAGCCAGAGGCTCACGCCCATGGGATTGATATTGTCGATGTCTCGATCGTAGGTTCCAAAGGGGCTCCGATCGTGGATATCAGGATCGACCACGCCGATGAGGCTACGCCGACGATCACACTCGACGAGATAAGCGCCCAAAGCGATTGGATCAACACTGTGATCGATGCGCTGGACCCCTTCCCAAGCTCCTACACGCTTGAGATCTCTTCGCCTGGCATGGAGCGCCCCCTGCGCACCCCGCATGACTTTGAGCGGTTTGCCGGCGAGCAGGTTGCGATCCAGACCACGAACACCGAAGGTCGCAGGCGTTGGAGCGGCACACTCAAAGGTTTCGTGGATGAGCACGTGGTGATCGTAAGCGACGAGGGTGAGAAGTCATTTACGCTCGAGGAGCTCAAAAGCTGCACCATCAAACCCGACTTCGACGCACACAAAGGCAAAAAGGATTCGAATACCAAGAAGAACAAGAAGAAATAG
- a CDS encoding LysR family transcriptional regulator, with protein MTIQQLRYLIEVAECGSINAAAHNLYTVQSNVSTAIHDLEEEFSIQIFTRSNRGVHLTSEGTELLGYARQVVEQADMLIRRLTPGSTPNVHLAVSAQHYAFSVQAFVDVVKECKQDDYDMVMRETATGQIISDVRDFRAEIGILFLDDFNKLVLTKAFQDAQCDFHPLFDADVHVFVGEQHPLASKKLIKPGDLESYPRYSFEQGNQNSFYYAEEPLAQLPHKKTIRYSDRGTLTSLLTHFDGYTLSTGVLSNEMQSGIVSIPLVDAPTMRVGYIIRRDRKPSEILKRYITRLRQIIKENPSDCTYIEDDKQLTED; from the coding sequence ATGACCATACAACAACTGCGCTACCTGATTGAAGTAGCGGAATGCGGCTCCATCAACGCTGCCGCTCACAATCTCTACACCGTCCAATCCAATGTTTCGACCGCAATCCATGATCTCGAAGAAGAATTCTCTATACAGATCTTTACCCGTTCTAACCGCGGTGTACACCTGACATCTGAAGGGACTGAGCTTTTGGGCTATGCCCGGCAGGTGGTCGAGCAAGCAGACATGTTGATCCGCCGCCTTACCCCAGGCTCTACCCCCAATGTGCATCTCGCAGTTTCCGCCCAGCACTACGCCTTCTCTGTCCAGGCCTTTGTGGACGTAGTGAAGGAGTGCAAGCAGGACGATTACGATATGGTGATGCGGGAAACCGCGACCGGCCAGATCATCTCCGACGTGCGCGACTTCCGCGCCGAGATCGGCATCCTCTTCCTCGATGACTTCAACAAGCTTGTGCTCACCAAAGCCTTCCAGGATGCGCAGTGCGATTTCCACCCGCTCTTCGATGCAGATGTGCACGTCTTTGTGGGTGAGCAGCATCCTTTGGCTTCCAAGAAGCTGATCAAACCGGGGGACCTCGAGAGCTATCCCCGCTATTCCTTCGAGCAGGGCAACCAGAACTCCTTCTACTATGCGGAGGAACCCTTAGCCCAGCTCCCACACAAGAAGACGATTCGTTACTCTGACCGGGGGACCTTAACGAGTCTGCTTACACACTTTGACGGCTATACCCTCTCAACCGGCGTGCTCTCCAACGAGATGCAGTCAGGCATCGTCTCGATTCCTTTGGTGGATGCCCCTACCATGCGGGTTGGCTACATTATCCGCCGTGACCGTAAACCCTCGGAGATCCTCAAGCGCTACATCACCCGTTTGCGACAGATCATCAAAGAGAATCCGAGTGACTGCACCTATATAGAAGATGACAAACAACTCACAGAAGACTGA
- a CDS encoding glycosyltransferase family 2 protein encodes MRVGLTPIVIFNVIIFLFYTICYFYQGVYLFYGLRHGNVTLPKAKKQHTFAYVIAAHNEEPVIGNLVHSILSQDYPQDKMDVYVVADACTDNTYREAIDAGAITWERNDLVRKGKSWVLDYAFNRILNETGDKYDGFFVFDADNIVSPNYTSIMNDGFDQGYLVLTSYRNSKNFDSSWVSSAYTTWFLREAKFLNNVRMMLGTSAAISGSGWLVSRSIVEGMHGWDFHLLTEDIQFSTFCASNNIQIGYAPAEFFDEQPVTFKASWIQRMRWTKGFYQVFFSYVRDLMHGIHRKQFAAYDMMMTIAPGMILTLVSAFVNLTYLIVGGLSHGFLATQGELLMCAGSLIMTFGSMYVVFFILAIITTVSERKHIHCRKDRRWRIFTNFFTFPIFMISYIPITVVALFKKVEWVPTKHDISVSFQDVMNEG; translated from the coding sequence ATGAGAGTAGGCTTAACGCCAATCGTCATCTTCAACGTGATCATTTTCCTCTTCTACACCATTTGCTATTTCTATCAGGGAGTCTATCTCTTCTATGGACTGCGGCACGGGAACGTGACACTCCCGAAAGCCAAAAAACAGCACACCTTTGCCTACGTGATCGCGGCGCACAATGAGGAGCCCGTCATCGGAAATCTCGTGCACTCGATTCTTAGTCAAGACTATCCCCAAGATAAAATGGATGTCTACGTGGTGGCGGATGCCTGTACTGACAACACCTACAGAGAAGCAATCGATGCCGGGGCTATCACTTGGGAGCGCAACGACCTGGTCCGTAAAGGCAAGAGCTGGGTCTTGGATTACGCCTTTAACCGCATCCTCAATGAGACCGGGGACAAGTACGACGGCTTTTTCGTATTCGATGCGGACAACATCGTCTCCCCGAACTATACCTCGATCATGAACGATGGGTTTGACCAGGGCTATCTGGTACTCACGAGCTACCGCAACTCGAAGAACTTCGACTCTTCCTGGGTCAGTTCCGCCTATACGACCTGGTTTCTGCGTGAGGCAAAGTTTTTGAATAATGTCCGTATGATGCTCGGTACGAGCGCCGCAATCTCCGGTTCCGGCTGGTTGGTATCCCGCTCGATCGTCGAAGGCATGCACGGCTGGGATTTCCACCTGCTCACCGAGGACATTCAGTTCTCCACCTTCTGCGCGTCGAACAACATCCAGATCGGCTATGCGCCGGCGGAGTTCTTCGACGAGCAGCCGGTGACCTTCAAGGCTTCCTGGATTCAGCGTATGCGCTGGACGAAAGGCTTCTACCAAGTCTTCTTCAGCTATGTGCGCGATCTGATGCACGGCATCCACAGAAAGCAGTTCGCCGCGTATGACATGATGATGACAATCGCGCCGGGCATGATCCTGACGCTTGTCTCCGCCTTCGTGAACCTGACTTATCTCATTGTCGGAGGACTGTCACACGGTTTCTTAGCGACGCAGGGTGAGCTTTTGATGTGCGCCGGGTCGCTGATCATGACGTTCGGATCGATGTATGTGGTCTTCTTTATCCTTGCAATCATCACGACAGTCTCCGAACGCAAGCACATCCACTGCCGTAAGGACCGCCGGTGGAGGATCTTCACGAACTTCTTCACCTTCCCGATCTTTATGATAAGCTACATCCCCATTACCGTGGTAGCCCTCTTCAAGAAGGTCGAGTGGGTGCCGACGAAACATGATATCTCCGTCAGTTTCCAGGATGTTATGAATGAAGGTTAG
- a CDS encoding IS3 family transposase, whose protein sequence is MEGIFGTMKNDIFYGRGCTNATLNELKAKMDGHIVWHNEKFQKRSLGSMGSLQYRRSLGLAA, encoded by the coding sequence ATGGAGGGCATCTTCGGGACCATGAAGAACGATATATTCTATGGAAGGGGCTGTACGAACGCCACGCTGAATGAGCTGAAGGCAAAGATGGACGGACATATCGTCTGGCACAACGAGAAGTTCCAGAAGAGGTCGCTTGGGAGCATGGGCTCGCTCCAATACAGGCGCAGCCTGGGGCTTGCGGCTTAG
- a CDS encoding IMP dehydrogenase, whose amino-acid sequence MATFFPGESHTFSEYLLIPSYSSSKCIPDNVSLKTPLVKFKRGEEPALTLNIPMVSAIMQSVSGPRLAIALAQQGGMSFIYGSQSVEAEAAMVTQVKSYKAGFVESDSTLTPDMTLQQVMDLKKKTGHSCMPVTEDGTPHGKLLGIVTSRDYRPSRDDRSKKVHEFMTPFDQMIVASQDTTLKTANDSIWEHKLNQLPIVDESQHLVSLVFRKDYDSHKSNPDELLDPQKRYMVGAGINTRDYAERVPVLVNAGADCLCIDSSEGFSEWQKLTLEWIRKHYGDSVKVGAGNVVDADGFRFLADCGADFVKVGIGGGSICITREQKGIGRGQASALIDVCEARDQYYKETGVYVPVCSDGGIVYDYHMALALAMGADFMMLGRYFARFDESPTRRVNVNGSYMKEYWGEGSARARNWQRYDLGGEKKLSFVEGVDSYVPYAGPLKENVEASLLKVRATMCNCGALDLKELRDKAKLTLVSATSLVEGGAHDVVLKDQDHDVNFRS is encoded by the coding sequence ATGGCGACGTTTTTCCCGGGCGAATCCCATACGTTTTCTGAGTATCTGCTGATACCAAGCTACTCTTCTTCGAAGTGCATTCCCGACAATGTCTCGCTGAAGACACCGCTGGTGAAATTCAAGAGGGGCGAGGAACCTGCGCTCACGCTCAATATCCCCATGGTATCCGCAATTATGCAATCCGTCTCGGGTCCCCGTCTGGCCATTGCATTGGCCCAGCAGGGCGGCATGAGCTTTATCTACGGCTCCCAGAGCGTTGAGGCCGAGGCGGCGATGGTCACTCAGGTCAAGAGTTACAAGGCAGGCTTCGTTGAGTCTGACTCCACGCTCACCCCGGACATGACGCTGCAGCAGGTGATGGATTTGAAAAAGAAGACCGGCCACTCCTGCATGCCGGTGACCGAGGATGGCACCCCGCACGGCAAGCTCCTGGGTATCGTGACCTCCCGTGACTACCGTCCGTCCCGTGACGACCGTTCCAAGAAGGTCCATGAGTTCATGACACCGTTCGATCAGATGATCGTGGCGTCGCAGGACACAACCTTGAAGACCGCCAACGATAGCATCTGGGAGCACAAGCTGAACCAGCTCCCAATCGTCGATGAGAGCCAGCATCTGGTCTCCCTGGTCTTCCGTAAGGACTATGACTCCCACAAATCTAACCCTGACGAGCTCCTTGATCCTCAGAAGCGCTACATGGTCGGTGCTGGCATCAATACCCGTGACTACGCAGAGCGCGTTCCGGTGCTCGTGAATGCCGGGGCAGACTGTCTGTGCATCGACTCCTCTGAGGGCTTCAGTGAGTGGCAAAAGCTCACCCTTGAGTGGATCCGCAAGCACTACGGTGACTCTGTGAAGGTCGGTGCCGGCAACGTCGTCGACGCAGATGGCTTTAGGTTCCTCGCAGACTGCGGCGCGGACTTCGTAAAGGTCGGCATCGGCGGCGGCTCCATCTGCATCACCCGTGAGCAAAAGGGCATCGGTCGTGGCCAGGCATCAGCCTTGATCGATGTATGCGAGGCGCGTGACCAGTACTACAAGGAGACCGGCGTCTACGTGCCGGTGTGCTCCGACGGCGGCATCGTCTACGACTACCACATGGCGTTGGCGCTTGCGATGGGTGCTGACTTCATGATGCTCGGTCGCTACTTTGCCCGCTTCGACGAGTCCCCGACCCGCCGTGTCAACGTGAATGGTTCCTACATGAAGGAGTACTGGGGCGAGGGTTCTGCGCGTGCCCGCAACTGGCAGCGCTACGACCTCGGCGGCGAGAAGAAGCTCTCATTCGTTGAGGGCGTCGACTCCTATGTCCCATATGCAGGACCGTTGAAGGAAAACGTTGAGGCGTCTTTGTTGAAAGTTCGCGCCACGATGTGCAACTGCGGCGCGCTCGATCTCAAAGAGCTACGCGATAAGGCTAAACTAACCTTAGTCAGTGCAACCTCGCTCGTCGAAGGTGGCGCTCACGACGTTGTGCTCAAAGATCAAGACCACGATGTGAACTTCCGCTCATAG
- the nusA gene encoding transcription termination factor NusA, producing the protein MASEMMEALSELCEEKHLDQLELLDNLEKSLAKSYTDIMHLDWGARVTIDKQTGKIYVYKLEPIDDSWNDETGEFEDFEEIDVTPKDTSRFAAQQAKAEINNMVRKRAREDIYEEFSGRIGDIITGTVIQTTPSFTIVKIRDGVEAELPYFDTRRFPGERNERPFGEHYAHNQRIKAIIVDVRDPNSTQPPVRGERQRPPIVISRTHPNLIAKLFELEVPEVYEKTVVVNSVARDPGIRSKVAVSSNDEYLDAVGACVGPQGSRVRAVVSELRGERVDVVLWDDDPAKRVANALSPAKVSKALVDPNPDSNYCTVIVPDDQLSLAIGKEGQNARLAARLTGYHIDIKNETLAKNIIAEAHAKQHEEAPTLTDEEADTEKAHRCEYVGPNGVRCRNMARPGSHYCGIHEKLMNAEVSDDPDSLI; encoded by the coding sequence ATGGCGTCTGAAATGATGGAAGCGTTGAGCGAGCTGTGCGAAGAGAAGCACCTCGATCAGTTGGAACTATTGGATAATCTGGAAAAATCGTTAGCGAAGAGCTACACGGACATCATGCACCTCGACTGGGGCGCCCGCGTCACGATCGACAAGCAGACGGGTAAGATCTACGTCTACAAGCTTGAGCCGATCGATGACTCCTGGAACGATGAGACGGGTGAGTTCGAGGACTTCGAGGAGATCGACGTCACGCCGAAGGACACGAGCCGCTTTGCGGCGCAGCAGGCCAAGGCGGAGATCAACAACATGGTGAGAAAGCGGGCTCGCGAGGACATCTACGAGGAGTTCTCCGGCCGTATCGGTGACATTATCACCGGCACCGTGATCCAGACCACCCCGAGCTTCACGATCGTCAAGATCCGTGACGGGGTTGAGGCGGAGCTGCCGTACTTCGACACCCGCCGGTTCCCGGGCGAGCGCAACGAGCGCCCGTTTGGGGAGCACTATGCGCACAACCAGCGTATCAAGGCGATCATCGTCGACGTGCGTGACCCGAACTCGACGCAGCCACCCGTTCGCGGTGAGCGTCAGCGTCCACCCATTGTCATCTCCCGTACGCACCCCAATCTGATCGCAAAGCTCTTTGAGCTTGAAGTGCCGGAGGTCTACGAGAAGACCGTTGTCGTGAACTCAGTTGCACGTGACCCGGGCATCCGCTCAAAGGTCGCGGTCTCGAGCAACGATGAATATCTGGACGCTGTGGGCGCCTGCGTGGGACCTCAGGGCAGCCGTGTGCGCGCGGTGGTCTCTGAACTTAGGGGCGAGCGCGTCGATGTGGTCCTGTGGGACGACGATCCAGCCAAGCGCGTCGCCAATGCCCTGTCACCGGCCAAAGTGTCAAAGGCACTTGTTGATCCGAATCCGGACTCCAACTACTGCACGGTGATCGTTCCAGATGACCAGCTTTCGCTCGCTATCGGCAAAGAAGGGCAGAATGCCCGCCTAGCTGCACGGCTCACCGGCTACCACATTGATATCAAGAATGAGACCCTCGCTAAGAACATCATCGCCGAAGCGCACGCAAAGCAGCATGAGGAAGCGCCGACGCTGACAGACGAAGAGGCAGACACCGAGAAGGCCCACCGTTGTGAGTATGTGGGGCCCAATGGTGTCAGATGCCGCAACATGGCGCGCCCCGGCTCTCACTACTGCGGGATTCACGAGAAGTTGATGAACGCCGAGGTATCGGATGACCCTGACTCGCTGATCTAA